The nucleotide window ACCGAGTTCAAGCAGATGCAGGACGACTTGCGGCGGGCCAAGGAAGAAGCCGAAACCGCGCTGGAGGCCAAAACACAGTTTTTGGCCAACATGAGCCACGAACTGCGCACGCCCATGAACGGCATCATCGGCATGATTGACTTGCTGCACCAGACCGTGGCCTCCGAGGAGCAGGAAGAGTACGTGGATACCCTGCGCAAATCCTCGGACGCGCTGCTGGCCATTCTGAACGACATCCTAGACCTTTCGAAGATTCAGGCCGGCAAGCTGCAGCTCAACGAGTCGGGCATCGACCTGCACTACACTTTGGACAAGATTCATTCCCTGTTTGCCAACCGGGCCAACCAGAAGAAGCTCAAGTTCACCTACTTTATTACCTCCCACACCCCGCGCTTCATCATCACCGACGAAACCCGGGTGCTGCAGATTCTCTCGAACCTGACTTCCAACGCCATCAAGTTTACTGCGGCGGGCACGGTGAGCATCATTGTCTCGTCGGTATCCACGGACGGGGTAGAGCACACGCTGCGCTTTGCCGTGCAGGACTCCGGCATCGGGATTTCCCCGGCCAATGCCAAGCTGCTCTTCACCAACTTCACCCAGCTCGACACCACGCCTACCAAGGCCTTTGGCGGTACAGGGCTGGGCCTGGCCATCAGCAAGCAGCTGGCCGAGCTGCTAGGCGGCGAAATCGGCATGATTTCCAACACCGACGACGGCTCGACCTTCTGGTTTACGATGCGCTGCCGGGTGGCCTACAACGAGGAGGAAATCGTGCAGGAGCGCGTGGCCTCCCGCGACCGAAGCCACGAAATCATGCGCCTGGAAACGGCCCCGCGGGTGCTGCTGGTCGATGACAACCCCATCAACCAGAAAGTGGCCGTGCGCCTGCTCGACAAGCTAGGCTGCCAGATCGACGTGGCCAACGACGGGTTTGAGGCCATCAGCAAAGCCACCGCGCCAACGGGAGATTATGAGATGATCTTCATGGACATTCAGATGCCCGAAATGGACGGCATCACGGCCATGCACGAAATTCGCCAGCGCCTGGGCCGCAGCTGTCCGCCCATTGTGGCCATGACGGCCTACTCGATGAAGGAAGACGCCGAGCGGTTTGTGCAGCAGGGCATGGACGACTACATCTCCAAGCCGGTGAAGTCGCAGGACCTTTACACCGTGCTGCTGCGCTGGACCGGCGCGGCCGAGCGCATGGCCGCCCTGCACCTGTCGGCCGCTCCCGAAACGCCTGCCGCCCCCGAAGTAACCGAGCCCACGGTGGCCTACACCGCGGCCGGTGAGGCCGAAGAAACTGCTGACACCACCTTTATTGACCCCGAAGTGCTGGAGCAGCTGCGGCAGCTGGGCGGGGCCGAGTTTGCGGCCCAGCTTTACAGTGATTTTGAGCAGGAAGCCGGCGAGTTATTGACTGAAGCCCAGGAATTAGTGGATCAAAAGCAGTACGAGCAGATCCTGCCTCACTTGCACCAACTCAAGGGCACGGGCTTTACTTTGGGCATCAATGAACTGGCCGAATGCGTGAAAAGCTTGGAACATGACCTAAAAAAGGGCCAACTTGACCACGTAGAACGAGATTTTCGCACTATTATGCGGCACTTTACGGCCTTTACCCGGACATACCCGGCTGTTACCCAGGGCTCATAATTCCCGTAGAACCATTTGACTGACCTTCCCATCTTCTCCGACCTTAAACATTCTTTCCCATGGCTGATGCTAAAACCATCCTAATAGCAGAGGACAGCTCTGTTATTTTGAACCTGACCAAAAAAATCCTGGAGCTCCAGAAATACCGAATTGTATCGGCCAAAAACGGCGGGGAAGTTATCAAACAAGTAGAGGCCCAGCCTATCGACTGCGTGCTGATGGACATCAACATTCCGGTAAAAGACGGTATGGAATGCACCCGCGAGATTCGCCGCAACGCCGATCCGCGCATTGCCCAGATTCCGATTATTGCCATTACCGGCAACGCCAACAACTACTCCATGGAGCAGTTCCGCGAGGCCGGCGTTACGGATTACCTGCCCAAGCCCCTGGACTTCGACGCCCTGGTGCGGGTCGTAAAGCAGTATATCGGGTAAGCAACTTTGTCGTATAAATGCTGAATTATGAATTGAGAACCGCTACTTAGCCTTTGGCCAACAGGTCATTCACCATTCGTAATTCAGCATTTATACTTCAGACACAGTGCAAGTTACTTTTCTCGGCACGGGCACGTCGCAGGGGGTGCCCATGATTGGGTGCCACTGCCCGGTGTGTACCTCCGTGGACTACCGCGACAAGCGCCTGCGCGTATCAGTGCACGTGCAAACCCAGGGCAAGAGCCTGATTATCGACTCCGGGCCCGACTTCCGGCAGCAGGTGCTCCGGGCCCGCATCGACCACCTGGACGCGCTGGTGTTTACCCACGAGC belongs to Hymenobacter cellulosilyticus and includes:
- a CDS encoding response regulator, translating into MADAKTILIAEDSSVILNLTKKILELQKYRIVSAKNGGEVIKQVEAQPIDCVLMDINIPVKDGMECTREIRRNADPRIAQIPIIAITGNANNYSMEQFREAGVTDYLPKPLDFDALVRVVKQYIG